TGGCGTTCTTCCCGACGGGGCCGCGACGAGGTGACCTGTATCGCCTGCGGCGACTCGGTCGCCCGTTCGGAAGCCCGGGAGTACGACAAGTTCGGCGACCGCTGGGAGCGGGCGGGCAAGGAGTTCGAGCACCTCTGCAAGCCCTGCGACCGCGAGCGCTGTCACCAGCCCCGCGGGAACCTCGAAGCCCTCCTCGAAGACGTGGAGACGGCCGCCGACGGTCGCGACCGCGACGCCTTCCTCGCCACCTACCTCGAACTCGCCGAGCGAGCCGACTCCGTCGAGGAGCGGTAGCCGCTCCCGGACGCCGCTCGCTACTTCGAGGGCTCGTTTCGCTCTCGCCACGCGGCTCACGGCGCTTCGCGCCGAAAGACTCGCTCCGCTCGTCTCTCGAGCCCTGTCTCACTCCGTTCGACAGGACGCCGTTCGCATCGAGGTCTCCCTGCGGTCGACCTCGCACTGCTCGCGGTTCCCTCCGGTCACCGCTCGCTGTTTCGAGGCTCTCACTGCGTTCGAGCCTCGCCTACCACAGAAAGCCTATCTGTACCCTGGTCATAGCCCGCTACATGACTACCGAAGACGAGCAGGCCCAGGCCGGCACGGTCGAGGGCCAGGGCCCCGTCGAGATCGACGAGGAGATGGCCCGCCATCTCGAGAACAAGCGCGAGGAGCTGTTCGAGAAGTTCGAGATCCGCGACGAGTTCCCCGCGGAAGTGATGCGCGAGGCCGAACAACGCACAGAGGGCGTCCAGGCGGAGATCGAGGAGGAAGTCGACGAACGGCGCGACCTGCGGGACATGACGACCTGGACGACCGACCCGATCGACGCCCAGGACTTCGACGACGCCATCTCCGTCGAGAAACGGGACGACGAGTACGTCCTCTGGGTCCACATCGCCGACGTGACCCACTACGTCAACCCCGACACCGCGATGTGGGAGGAGGCCGTCGAGCGGGGCAACACCGTCTATCTCCCCGACTACACCATCCACATGCTGCCGCCGATCCTCGCCGAAACCGTGTGCTCGCTGGTCCCCAACGAGGACCGGCTGGCCCACACCGTCGAGATGCACCTCGACCCCGAGACCCTCTCCTACGAGGACATCGACATCTACAAATCGGTCATCGAGTCGGACGCGCGGCTCACCTACTCCGAGGCCGAGGAGATCCTCGACGACCCCGCGAGCGCCGACGACCTGCTCGAAGACACCGAGGTAGACCTGGCCGAGAAGACCGAACTCGTCTGGGAGCTGGCCGACCGGATGCACGAGCAGCGCAAGGAGGACGGGTCGCTCGTGCTCAACCCGGCCCGCGACCGCGCCCACACCATCATCGAGGAGTGCATGCTCAAGGCCAACAAGGCCGTCACGCACGAACTCATGTGGGACCGCGGGGTCGAAGCGATGTACCGCGTCCACCCCCAGCCCTCCCCCGACGAGTGGGACGAGGCGCTCCGGGAGATCCAGGATCTGGACGGCGTGTCGATCCCCGGCGACAAGTGGGACGACCCGCGCAAGGCCGTCAACGCGACGCTCGAAGAGGCCCCCGGTCGCCAGCTGAACAAGATCCAGCGGGCCGTGATGTTCGTGATGCCCCGCGCGAAGTACATGAGCGACCCCTTCGGCGGCCACCACGCGCTGAACTTCGAGATCTACGGCCACTTCACCTCGCCCATCCGACGGCTGTCGGACCTGATCAACCACTGGATCGTCGCCACCAACGACGTGCCCGAGGACCTCCAGGCGCTGTGCAAGCACGCCTCCGACCAGCAGAAGGACGGCGAGCAGTGCGAACGCGAGTACAAGCAGTTCCTCGAAGAGGTCGGTCTCGACGCCCACGCCGTCAACAACCGCGGCATCGAAGTGATCGACGAGGAGGAGTAGCGCGGAGGGTGCGGTCCCGTCCAGTCGTCGCCGACATCCCCTCGATTCACGAACAGAAATTTCCTGCGCCAAACCTATTTCCCCCGACCGACTGAACCGTCGTCCCGATGACACAGTCGCCCACGCGACGCGGGTTCCTCGCCGGGGTCGCCGCGACCGCAGCGGCCACCGGGTCGGCGGCGGCGGCCCCCTCCGACGACGGTCCGCCCGCCGTCGACCCGTCCGGCCCCGGGCGTCCAGCCGCCCTGCAGGACGACGGCGGGGACACCGGTATCGAATCGCTGCTCGACGACCTCGTCGAGTCGAGCCTGGAGGGCCGGACGGCCTCGGGCGCGACCGTCGCCGTCGTCGCCGACGGCGAGGTGGCGCTCACGAAGGGCTACGGGGTCGCCGACCGCGAGAGCGAGCGGCCCGTCGACGCCTCCACGCCGTTCCGCGTCGGGTCGGTCTCGAAACCCGTCGTCGCGACGGCGCTGATGGCTCGGATCCGGCGGGGGGATATCGACCTCGACGAACCCGTCGCGACGTACCTCGGCGCCGGGCTGGACGAGGCGGTCGGCTCGGCCACGCTCGCCGACCTCGTGACCCATCGCGCGGGATACGAGATGTCCAACGAGGGGCTGTGGATCACCGACCCCGACGACCTGCGGCCGCTCCCCGAGGCGCTCCGGCGGTGGCGTCACGCTCGCGTCCGGCCGCCCGGTGAGGCGCCCGCCTACTCGAACTACGGCTACGCCGTCGCCGGGGGCGTCCTCGGAGCGGTCGCCGACGCGCCCTTTCACGAGGCGGTCGCCGCCGACCTGCTCGACCCGGTCGGGATGACCGCGAGTAGCTTCCGCCAGCCGCTCCCCGAGTCGCTGGCCGAGTCCCACGCGACGGGGTACGGGCCCGGCAGCGTCTACGCCGACGGGGAGTTCCCCTACCTCGGCCTCGGTCCCGCGGGCGCGCTGTCGACGACGGCCGAGGACATGGCCCGGTTCGTGCAACTGCACCTGAACGACGGCGTCGTCGACGGCGAACAGGTCCTCCCCCCGGAGACCGTCGCGGCCTGCCAGCGCCAGTGGGCGACCGCTCACGAGCGGCTGCCGGGGATGGCGTTCGGGTTCGTCGAGAGCGACTACGGCGACGTGCGGACGCTCCGGCACGACGGCGGGACGCCGTCGTTCTACAGCCACCTCCTGCTGGTCCCCGAGCGCGGCCTCGGGCTGTTCATCGCGTACAACGGCGCCGACGGCGGTGCCGCGGCCGGTGACGTGCTGGAGGGGTTCCGCTCGGAGTTGCTCCCCGACCCGGAGTCGGACTCGGATCCGGAGTCGAACTCGGGCGCCGATGGAGGGACGCTCTCGTCCGACGGCCGGCCGACGCGGGCCGACGACCTCGGCGGCACCTACCGCTCGCTGCGTCGGTCGTGGGCCTGGCACGACCGGGTCACGACGACGCTGCAGGCCGGCACCGTCGAGGTGAGCGTCGCCGACGACGGCGCGCTGGTCACGACGGGCGGGAGCGTGACGCGCCGGTGGGTCGAGGTCGAGCCGCTGGTCTTCGAACGCGTCGACGGGAGCGAACGGTTGGCCTTCGACACGGGGGCCGACGGCGAGACCATCGAGTACCTCCACCGCGGCGCGAACCCGACGACGGCGTACGGCCGCGTCGAGGGAGCCGACCGGCTCTCGCTGCACGCCGCGCTGACCGTCGTCTCCCTGCTCGGCCTGCTCTCGGCGGTGTTCGGGTGGCCGGCGGCCACCGCCGTCGGGTGGTACCGGTCCGGGGACGACGCCGCGGCGGACTCGCGGCGGTGGACCGACCGGCCGGCGGCGCTCGCGCGTACGGTCGCCGCCGGGGCCGCGGTCGCCGTCCTCGCCTTCCCGGTCGCGGCGCTCGTCCACCTCGCCGCGGCGCCGTTCGCCGTCCTGTCGGCGCCC
The window above is part of the Halosimplex rubrum genome. Proteins encoded here:
- a CDS encoding DUF7562 family protein, coding for MWRSSRRGRDEVTCIACGDSVARSEAREYDKFGDRWERAGKEFEHLCKPCDRERCHQPRGNLEALLEDVETAADGRDRDAFLATYLELAERADSVEER
- a CDS encoding RNB domain-containing ribonuclease, coding for MTTEDEQAQAGTVEGQGPVEIDEEMARHLENKREELFEKFEIRDEFPAEVMREAEQRTEGVQAEIEEEVDERRDLRDMTTWTTDPIDAQDFDDAISVEKRDDEYVLWVHIADVTHYVNPDTAMWEEAVERGNTVYLPDYTIHMLPPILAETVCSLVPNEDRLAHTVEMHLDPETLSYEDIDIYKSVIESDARLTYSEAEEILDDPASADDLLEDTEVDLAEKTELVWELADRMHEQRKEDGSLVLNPARDRAHTIIEECMLKANKAVTHELMWDRGVEAMYRVHPQPSPDEWDEALREIQDLDGVSIPGDKWDDPRKAVNATLEEAPGRQLNKIQRAVMFVMPRAKYMSDPFGGHHALNFEIYGHFTSPIRRLSDLINHWIVATNDVPEDLQALCKHASDQQKDGEQCEREYKQFLEEVGLDAHAVNNRGIEVIDEEE
- a CDS encoding serine hydrolase domain-containing protein, with protein sequence MTQSPTRRGFLAGVAATAAATGSAAAAPSDDGPPAVDPSGPGRPAALQDDGGDTGIESLLDDLVESSLEGRTASGATVAVVADGEVALTKGYGVADRESERPVDASTPFRVGSVSKPVVATALMARIRRGDIDLDEPVATYLGAGLDEAVGSATLADLVTHRAGYEMSNEGLWITDPDDLRPLPEALRRWRHARVRPPGEAPAYSNYGYAVAGGVLGAVADAPFHEAVAADLLDPVGMTASSFRQPLPESLAESHATGYGPGSVYADGEFPYLGLGPAGALSTTAEDMARFVQLHLNDGVVDGEQVLPPETVAACQRQWATAHERLPGMAFGFVESDYGDVRTLRHDGGTPSFYSHLLLVPERGLGLFIAYNGADGGAAAGDVLEGFRSELLPDPESDSDPESNSGADGGTLSSDGRPTRADDLGGTYRSLRRSWAWHDRVTTTLQAGTVEVSVADDGALVTTGGSVTRRWVEVEPLVFERVDGSERLAFDTGADGETIEYLHRGANPTTAYGRVEGADRLSLHAALTVVSLLGLLSAVFGWPAATAVGWYRSGDDAAADSRRWTDRPAALARTVAAGAAVAVLAFPVAALVHLAAAPFAVLSAPPLTFAALFALPILGLAGTLAAVGFAVRSWTDGYWGPIGRVHYALVAASLAVACWLLWYWNLLVPPL